The Argopecten irradians isolate NY chromosome 6, Ai_NY, whole genome shotgun sequence genome has a window encoding:
- the LOC138325658 gene encoding protein DEK-like isoform X2, which translates to METDGNIDGNDGKSDEPSPTKSESSTSAINESMSPTKKEEDGEEESDDDEPQLGLLERPVVIESGKRQKKKVERLDTSMSRSDEKKKKPIEFDGSGLKLGECPRIEFYIQKNHSEDMKGLYRFLFGVRSASSTAVKKHLRNFNGFNFEKDDKEYEKKMASLVRYTMAALKQICMILDLERKGTKEQIMERIMMFCLSPKDSGKKVPKPKRKRGQKAKKEKGVRQKRATKKEMEERRKNAKKTKDDDDDDVKDEDDDDDDDDENESGDNSDQEEGDKESEKSENEKESEEEKEEEEEEEEAPKKKKRKIETPKKKSPKENKPKKPAKKETKKPKVMPKKVAAPVVSDSDDSETDEPLEKKGKPTPPTNDDLKTVIKKILDKANLEEVTMKVVIKQVYEKYPNFDLSERKEFIKKTVRQLIT; encoded by the exons ATGGAAACAGATGGCAATATAGATGGGAATGATGGTAAATCTGATGAACCGTCCCCTACAAAATCAGAATCCTCAACTTCTGCTATAAATGAGTCCATGAGTCCAACAAAAAAAGAAGAGGATGGTGAAGAAgaaagtgatgatgatgaaccACAGC ttGGACTTCTAGAGCGACCTGTTGTTATAGAATCCGGAAAGAGACAGAAGAAAAAGGTAGAACGATTAGATACATCCATGAGCAGGAGTGATGAAAAGAAGAAGAAACCGATTGAGTTTGATGGGTCAGGGTTGAAACTTGGAGAATGTCCAAGAA TTGAATTCTACATACAGAAGAATCACTCTGAAGATATGAAAGGACTGTATAGATTTTTGTTTGGAGTACGCAGTGCAAGT AGCACAGCTGTGAAGAAACATCTTCGTAACTTTAATGGGTTTAACTTTGAAAAGGATGACAAAGAGTATGAAAAGAAAATGGCCTCACTGGTAAG atatACCATGGCAGCGTTAAAACAGATTTGTATGATATTGGATCTAGAGAGGAAAGGCACAAAAGAACAAATTATGGAAAGAATAATGATGTTCTGTCTGTCACCAAAAGATTCTGGCAAGAAAGTTCCAAAGCCAAAAAGAAAAA GGGGACAAAAAGCAAAGAAGGAAAAAGGTGTGAGACAAAAACGAGCAACGAAAAAAGAAATGGAAGAAAGGAGAAAAAATGCCAAAAAAAcaaaagatgatgatgatgatgatgtaaaagatgaagatgatgatgatgatgatgacgatgaaaATGAGAGTGGGGACAATAGTGATCAGGAAGAAGGGGATAAAGAATCAGAAAaatcagaaaatgaaaaagaatcTGAGGAGGAGAaagaggaggaggaagaagagGAGGAG GCTccaaagaagaagaaaagaaaaattgaaacACCAAAGAAAAAATCCCCAAAAGAAAATAAACCCAAGAAACCTGCcaagaaagaaacaaaaaagCCAAAGGTTATGCCTAAAAAAG tGGCAGCTCCAGTTGTATCGGATTCAGATGACAGTGAAACAGATGAACCACTTGAAAAGAAAGGGAAGCCAACCCCGCCAACA AATGACGACCTAAAGACAGTGATAAAGAAAATTCTAGACAAAGCTAACCTTGAAGAAGTCACAATGAAAGTAGTTATTAAACAG
- the LOC138325658 gene encoding protein DEK-like isoform X1: MSDTEERGDSPVSKEEDEKMETDGNIDGNDGKSDEPSPTKSESSTSAINESMSPTKKEEDGEEESDDDEPQLGLLERPVVIESGKRQKKKVERLDTSMSRSDEKKKKPIEFDGSGLKLGECPRIEFYIQKNHSEDMKGLYRFLFGVRSASSTAVKKHLRNFNGFNFEKDDKEYEKKMASLVRYTMAALKQICMILDLERKGTKEQIMERIMMFCLSPKDSGKKVPKPKRKRGQKAKKEKGVRQKRATKKEMEERRKNAKKTKDDDDDDVKDEDDDDDDDDENESGDNSDQEEGDKESEKSENEKESEEEKEEEEEEEEAPKKKKRKIETPKKKSPKENKPKKPAKKETKKPKVMPKKVAAPVVSDSDDSETDEPLEKKGKPTPPTNDDLKTVIKKILDKANLEEVTMKVVIKQVYEKYPNFDLSERKEFIKKTVRQLIT; this comes from the exons ATGTCGGACACAGAAGAAAGAGGGGATTCACCTGTTTCCAAAGAG GAAGATGAAAAAATGGAAACAGATGGCAATATAGATGGGAATGATGGTAAATCTGATGAACCGTCCCCTACAAAATCAGAATCCTCAACTTCTGCTATAAATGAGTCCATGAGTCCAACAAAAAAAGAAGAGGATGGTGAAGAAgaaagtgatgatgatgaaccACAGC ttGGACTTCTAGAGCGACCTGTTGTTATAGAATCCGGAAAGAGACAGAAGAAAAAGGTAGAACGATTAGATACATCCATGAGCAGGAGTGATGAAAAGAAGAAGAAACCGATTGAGTTTGATGGGTCAGGGTTGAAACTTGGAGAATGTCCAAGAA TTGAATTCTACATACAGAAGAATCACTCTGAAGATATGAAAGGACTGTATAGATTTTTGTTTGGAGTACGCAGTGCAAGT AGCACAGCTGTGAAGAAACATCTTCGTAACTTTAATGGGTTTAACTTTGAAAAGGATGACAAAGAGTATGAAAAGAAAATGGCCTCACTGGTAAG atatACCATGGCAGCGTTAAAACAGATTTGTATGATATTGGATCTAGAGAGGAAAGGCACAAAAGAACAAATTATGGAAAGAATAATGATGTTCTGTCTGTCACCAAAAGATTCTGGCAAGAAAGTTCCAAAGCCAAAAAGAAAAA GGGGACAAAAAGCAAAGAAGGAAAAAGGTGTGAGACAAAAACGAGCAACGAAAAAAGAAATGGAAGAAAGGAGAAAAAATGCCAAAAAAAcaaaagatgatgatgatgatgatgtaaaagatgaagatgatgatgatgatgatgacgatgaaaATGAGAGTGGGGACAATAGTGATCAGGAAGAAGGGGATAAAGAATCAGAAAaatcagaaaatgaaaaagaatcTGAGGAGGAGAaagaggaggaggaagaagagGAGGAG GCTccaaagaagaagaaaagaaaaattgaaacACCAAAGAAAAAATCCCCAAAAGAAAATAAACCCAAGAAACCTGCcaagaaagaaacaaaaaagCCAAAGGTTATGCCTAAAAAAG tGGCAGCTCCAGTTGTATCGGATTCAGATGACAGTGAAACAGATGAACCACTTGAAAAGAAAGGGAAGCCAACCCCGCCAACA AATGACGACCTAAAGACAGTGATAAAGAAAATTCTAGACAAAGCTAACCTTGAAGAAGTCACAATGAAAGTAGTTATTAAACAG